A DNA window from Kitasatospora fiedleri contains the following coding sequences:
- a CDS encoding RapZ C-terminal domain-containing protein, translating into MNADTDQARIEITTYGVLHQDPPTGDAITVDLTRALRNPPDDPTVREQMRRSTGLDPHVLDYVLATPGAREIAYRTVLRARAQLAVLPGEPVRVHLYCQGGRHRSVALGREVARLAETAGLSAVLTHRHVHRDVVQPPQAA; encoded by the coding sequence GTGAACGCCGACACCGACCAGGCCCGGATCGAGATCACCACCTACGGCGTCCTGCACCAGGACCCGCCCACGGGCGACGCGATCACCGTCGACCTGACACGGGCCCTGCGCAACCCGCCCGACGACCCAACCGTCCGCGAGCAGATGCGCCGCTCCACCGGCCTCGACCCGCACGTCCTCGACTACGTCCTGGCCACCCCCGGCGCCCGCGAGATCGCCTACCGCACCGTGCTGCGCGCCCGCGCCCAGCTCGCCGTGCTGCCCGGAGAGCCGGTCCGAGTGCACCTGTACTGCCAGGGCGGACGCCACCGAAGCGTCGCTCTGGGCCGGGAGGTCGCCCGGCTCGCCGAGACCGCCGGCCTCTCCGCAGTCCTGACGCACCGCCATGTCCACCGCGACGTCGTGCAGCCCCCGCAGGCGGCCTGA
- a CDS encoding AAA family ATPase, whose amino-acid sequence MHPDSASGSLDSASGSLDSASGSLDFAPGSLIVLVGGSGAGKSRYAARRWPATWRLCPDEYRAMATDSAADQSATPVAAQIQDLLLDARLARKLTTVVDSTALLPHVRAHLLARARYWQRPCAAVLFEVSLERRRLLNGARERVVPDHVLVDQERLLPTAEELLGEGFTHVDRALPTSPAWLESARIGR is encoded by the coding sequence GTGCACCCCGACTCCGCCTCCGGCTCGCTCGACTCCGCCTCCGGCTCGCTCGACTCCGCCTCCGGCTCGCTCGACTTCGCCCCCGGTTCGCTGATCGTCCTCGTCGGCGGTTCCGGCGCGGGCAAATCCCGCTACGCCGCCCGCCGCTGGCCGGCCACCTGGCGCCTGTGCCCGGACGAGTACCGCGCCATGGCCACCGACTCCGCGGCCGACCAGTCCGCCACCCCCGTCGCAGCCCAGATCCAGGACCTGCTCCTGGACGCCCGCCTCGCCAGGAAGTTGACCACCGTGGTCGACTCCACGGCCCTGCTGCCGCACGTCAGGGCGCACCTGCTCGCCCGCGCCCGCTACTGGCAGCGCCCCTGCGCCGCGGTGCTGTTCGAGGTCTCCCTCGAGCGCCGCCGCCTGCTCAACGGCGCCCGCGAGCGGGTCGTCCCGGACCACGTCCTCGTCGACCAGGAGCGCCTGCTGCCTACCGCCGAGGAGCTGCTCGGCGAGGGCTTCACGCACGTCGACCGCGCCCTCCCCACCAGCCCGGCCTGGCTCGAATCGGCCCGCATCGGCCGCTGA
- the dnaN gene encoding DNA polymerase III subunit beta has translation MKLRLSVAALTDAVSYTARALPARPPVPVLAGMLLTATPGALHLAASDTEVYTADTTAAEVADEGQAVVSGRLLNDICARLPKGADVDLELVDKGSRLAVASRAARFTLPVLPLNEYPALPALPGAVATVPADTLARTVAQVAIAASTDQTLPALTGIQLRLEGERLLLSATDRYRIARHELPLTLTAPAPRKPAAKRRKPEPGEGPDPAAKDAAAQALVPARALAEAARALDGEHALTLHWSEGLFGLSAPTGRSYTTRVLSGYQFPKTDVLLEDIGAVATWTLPVAEAAAALQRVALVAARNTPVLLVLDGATVRIEAGSGDDARGSDRVSVNTAGELGDGFAIGFNPGYLADALKSLDAPEAELHIRKADKPVLLLPRLGEGAQTPYQHLLMPVRLSG, from the coding sequence GTGAAGCTCCGCCTGTCCGTCGCCGCCCTGACCGACGCCGTCTCCTACACCGCCCGCGCCCTGCCCGCTCGCCCCCCGGTGCCCGTCCTGGCCGGCATGCTGCTGACCGCCACCCCGGGCGCCCTGCACCTGGCCGCCTCCGACACCGAGGTCTACACCGCCGACACCACCGCCGCCGAGGTCGCCGACGAGGGCCAGGCCGTTGTCTCCGGCCGCCTGCTGAACGACATCTGCGCCCGCTTGCCCAAGGGCGCGGACGTCGACCTGGAACTGGTCGACAAGGGCAGCCGTCTGGCCGTCGCCTCCCGCGCCGCGCGCTTCACCCTGCCCGTGCTGCCGCTGAACGAGTACCCGGCGCTGCCCGCCCTCCCCGGCGCCGTCGCCACCGTCCCCGCCGACACCCTCGCCCGCACCGTCGCCCAGGTCGCCATCGCCGCCAGCACCGACCAGACCCTGCCCGCCCTCACCGGCATCCAGCTGCGCCTGGAGGGCGAGCGGCTGCTGCTGTCCGCGACCGACCGCTACCGCATCGCGCGCCACGAACTGCCCCTGACCCTCACCGCCCCGGCACCGCGGAAGCCGGCCGCGAAGCGGCGCAAGCCGGAGCCGGGCGAGGGCCCGGACCCGGCCGCGAAGGACGCCGCCGCGCAGGCGCTGGTGCCCGCTCGGGCGCTCGCCGAGGCCGCGCGGGCGCTGGACGGCGAACACGCGCTCACCCTGCACTGGTCGGAGGGCCTGTTCGGCCTCTCCGCCCCCACCGGGCGCAGCTACACCACCCGCGTCCTGTCCGGCTACCAGTTCCCCAAGACCGACGTCCTCCTGGAGGACATCGGCGCGGTGGCGACGTGGACGCTGCCCGTCGCGGAGGCCGCCGCGGCCCTCCAGCGCGTCGCCCTGGTCGCCGCCCGCAACACCCCGGTCCTGCTCGTCCTGGACGGCGCCACCGTGCGCATCGAGGCGGGCTCCGGCGACGACGCCCGGGGCAGCGACCGGGTCTCCGTGAACACGGCCGGCGAGCTCGGCGACGGCTTCGCCATCGGCTTCAACCCCGGCTACCTCGCGGACGCGCTCAAGTCCCTGGACGCCCCCGAAGCCGAGCTCCACATCCGCAAGGCCGACAAGCCGGTCCTGCTGCTGCCCCGCCTCGGCGAGGGCGCCCAGACCCCCTACCAGCACCTGCTGATGCCCGTCCGCCTGAGCGGCTGA